The genome window GCCACGGGCGCGGTCACCTGGACCGTCCCGCAGGACGCGAAGGCCAGCAACCCGATCGAGGTCGCCGTGACCGACGGCTTCGGCGGCCGCGCGACCCAGCGCTGGGTGCTCTCGGTCGACTGGAACCAGGCGCCAGCGGCGCCGGCTGGCGAGAACGGCGAGGACAAGGCGCCGGCGAACGCCAAGCGCGCCGCCGCGAACGGCGAGAAGCCCGCCGCCGCCGCCAAGTCGAGTGACTCGAAGAAACCGCAGGCCGCCAAGCCGCAGCGCGCGCAGCCGCAGCGCGGCGACGGCGACGACCTCGATCGTGATCAGGGGGAGGAGTACCGGCAGGAGAAGGAAGAGGAGTTCTAGCGGGGCGCGCTGCGGGTCGCTGAAGCCAACCTTGGGGTCGACAAGCCTCAAGTCGGTATTTCGGCCCGCCGATCAAGCGCGAAACGGATGGCCGGGATCTCATCGTGATCCAAGTCACCCGCGGCCTCGATGCAAGGGGAACTCAGGTCTTCTGCCGGCTCTAAACGGAGGGGCTCAGTGGCCAGTAACAACGTTCGGCGGATACGCGAGGCGCTCATGATGAGCAAGGCCGAGCTCGCGCGTAAGGCCGGCCTCTCGACCCTCACGATCGACCGCGTCGAGGCCGGCAAGACCTGCCGCCTCGACACCAAGCGCAAGATCCTGCATGCGCTCGGCCTGCGTGTCTCCGACAAGGACTCTGTCTTCGGCGATCGCCCCGTCGATCACCTGCTCGCCACTCACAGCGCGGACGCGCTGTCGGACGGGAACTGAGGCACGCATGGCACTGTTCGGAAACAAGACGGTCATCGGACTCGACATCGGCTCTTCGACGGTGAAGGCGGTCGAGCTGGAGCCGCACGGCGGCAGCTACCGCCTGCGCGGGTTCGGCTTCGCGTCGCTCCCGCCCGAGGCGATCGTGCAGGGCTCGTTCATGAACGCGCCCGCGATCTCGGCCGCAATCTCCGAGGCCTGCTCGATGGGCAGCTTCAAGTCGAAGGAAGTGGTGACCTCGATCTCGGGTCACTCGGTGATCGTCAAGCGCATCTCGCTCCCCGCGCAGAGCAAGGAGGAGCTGGAAGAGACGATCCGCTGGGAGGCCGAGCAGTACATCCCGTTCGACATCAACGAAGTCAACATCGATCACCAGATCCTGCGCGAGACCGGCATCGACGGCCAGATGGACGTGCTCCTGGTCGCCGCCAAGAAGGACCTGATCGACGACTACCAGAGCGTGATCACCGAGGCGGGTCTCTCGCTCGTGGTGATGGACGTCGACGCCTTCGCGGTCGGCAACATGTACCAGCACAACTACGAGCCGGCCGACGACACCACCGTGGCGCTGCTCGACCTGGGCGCCTCGGTCATCAACATGAACGTGATGAGCGGCTCCGTGCCGGTCTTCACGCGCGACATCACCTCGGGCGGCAATCAGTACACCGAGGAGATCCAGAAGACGCTGGGCATCACCTTCGAAGAGGCGGAGCGCATCAAGATCGGCGGCCGGCCGGGTGAGACGTCGAAGGACGTCGTGCC of Myxococcota bacterium contains these proteins:
- a CDS encoding helix-turn-helix transcriptional regulator, whose amino-acid sequence is MQGELRSSAGSKRRGSVASNNVRRIREALMMSKAELARKAGLSTLTIDRVEAGKTCRLDTKRKILHALGLRVSDKDSVFGDRPVDHLLATHSADALSDGN
- the pilM gene encoding type IV pilus assembly protein PilM encodes the protein MALFGNKTVIGLDIGSSTVKAVELEPHGGSYRLRGFGFASLPPEAIVQGSFMNAPAISAAISEACSMGSFKSKEVVTSISGHSVIVKRISLPAQSKEELEETIRWEAEQYIPFDINEVNIDHQILRETGIDGQMDVLLVAAKKDLIDDYQSVITEAGLSLVVMDVDAFAVGNMYQHNYEPADDTTVALLDLGASVINMNVMSGSVPVFTRDITSGGNQYTEEIQKTLGITFEEAERIKIGGRPGETSKDVVPQEVEEAMREVSETMLGEIQRSLDFYRATASSSRIERVLLCGGAARVPGLDRIFHDKLEIAVDIADPFQRVEIGSSAGDEDRLRELGPALCTAIGLAMRQGDDK